The following DNA comes from Suncus etruscus isolate mSunEtr1 chromosome 12, mSunEtr1.pri.cur, whole genome shotgun sequence.
TGGAGAGGGAAAGTCCTGTGCAACTCCATCAACTGGTCTTGACTCCGCTGATTCtgtgtaagaaaaataaatgcgattgaatttcaaaaaaaaaaaaagaagaagaagtaccTGGAGAAGAGGGTAGATTCTATTTTCTGGAAGGCTCTAAGACAGGATAGAAATTGTctcctgggctagagagatagcatggagataaggcgtttgccttgcatgcagaaggatgatggtttgaatcccggcatcccctatggtcccctgagcctgccaggagctatttctgagtgtagagccaggagcaacacctgagtgcggccgggtatgacccaaaaaccaaaaaaaaaaaaaaaaaagaaaagaaaagaaagaaatcgtctcctgggcccggagagatagcacagcggcatttgccttgcaagctgccgatccaggaccaaaggtggttggttcgaatcccggtgttccatatggtcccccatgcctgccaggagctatttctgagcagacagccaggagtaacccttgagcaccgccgggtatgacccaaaaatcaaaaaccaaaaaaaaaaaaaagaaattgtctccTGTCCTTTCAGAAGTCAGTAGCACCCTCTCACCTGAACCCCCATCAGCCTCTGGGAGGGACGTTAGGGGCCTGTGTATGAAGCATCACTACTATACTATCAGCTGTTAACCGATTCCCATGGAGCTGGGGTCGAGGACAGGGCAAGCACTGGGTAGAATTAGGAAGGTTCTCTAGACATAACTGTGGAATATTACCCTGGCTCTCTCTTCTGGGCAGTGGGGTTCAAGGGTCCCCTGCAGACCAGAGCCTCCCTGCTCACCACGGAGGTCATCTGGCAAACCTCTGATGAGCCCAGTCTGAAGGGGTGGCCCTGGAAAACTGTATTCCTGATGTCAAGACTGGGTGCCTGGCTGCAGTTGCCCTGAACCCTTGCTGCCACTTCAAAGGCCGCCGCATCTGCTCTACCTGCAGGGGATCCAGCCAGCTCTGGCCAGCCTGGGCAGCTGGTGTCCTTCAGTGAAGCCCTGCAGCATTTCCAGACCACTGACCTCTCCTCCTTCAAGGTAGGAAGTTTAGGTGGGGTTACTAGGGTTTCTTCTCAGAAGACAGGCCTCTGTCCCGTCAGAATAGGGGCCTGGACAAGCCAGGCAGTAGTTTCTGTTGAGGACACTATGTGACCAAGGAGCCCAGCTTCATGTGGGAACTCGTGGTATCATGTTccccaatttgggggggggggtacattCATACAGAAATTAGTACTCCGGTCAGAGTAGGGcaatcttccatttcttcctccagGAACCAGACAGAAGCTGCTTGGGGATTTTGAAAATACAGATTGGAAAAGGAGGGTTCCTGGGGAAAATGGAAGCCAAATGGAAGTCGGCACAATTCCCTTCTCTCTGGAATGGGCCAGAAGGAAGTTTTGATGAGTGTGACTCCTTACCTTCAGCTTAAAACCTGGCTTAAGAGAGAGGCTGATTTATAGGACCCAGAGACCTGGAAACCAATCTAATGGGAGAATTCTCAGTCCTATGGACAGGGAGCAAAATCAGTCAATGCAACCACTAGTACCCTGGGTAGACCAAAGGCTCTGGCCCCTACTGAAGCATCTGACTTAAGATCACACCCTGCGACCTTCCCTTCCTCACAGGTTTGCTAGACTGGAAGTTGGAAGGGTTGTTAGATTTAATCATTTATAGCCTTTGCAGATAGAAGTAAGATAGTCCTACAAAAGACAGAAACAGGCCAGGTTGGAAACCTGGACAAGCATTTCTCAGATGATAGCAGGAAGGGTTCCCTGGGGCTGGTCATATCCAGCTTCCTTGGGAAGCAGTAGAACTGCTAGTTCTGAAAAGTCCACAGGCCCAAACAGACCACTAATGGCTGTGCTGGGTACAGCTCTACCTAGAAAGAATCCAGGGCCAGATGAGTCCTCACAGCTTCTGCAGAGGGTCCAGAGACCCACCAGTTAGTTGGGGAAATCACTTCTTTCTTCCAAATGGCTCCTTGACCAAGCCTTGTTGAGGGTAATCAATAGGGCGGTGAACTCAGGGCTCAGCCTAGTCCCCTCAACTCTCTCCCCAGCAAAGGATCCAGCCCACCATCCGAAGGACTGGGCTCGCCGCCCTCCGGCACCGCCTCTTTGGGCCTCCCAAACTCCACCAGGGCCTCCATGAAGAAAGGGACTTGGTCCTGACCATCGCCCAGTGTGAGTGCTTTGGCATCCATGGCAGGGCTAGGCATGTAGGCAGGCAAGTTCAGCTTGCCCACCTATTGCCAAGGCCAAGCCAGGTCTCCTACCTGCTCTATACTAAGGTGTGGGGAGTGAAAACCAAGAAAGACAAGCAGGACAGAGCATATGTCcaccttggctgtgctcagaaagctgAATCTGTCTTGGTGGAGCCATCCGAAGAAGTGAGGGGCCCTCCCACTGAGGCACCAATGGAGACCTGGGTGTGTTTGGGGGCAGGTGGCTTGGACAATCAGGACCCACTGCACGGCCGAGTCCTGCAGACCATCTACAAGAAGCTCACCGGCTCCAAGTACGACTGTGCTCTTCTCGGAGACCACTGGGAGGACCTGGGCTTTCAGGGTAAGAAGGGGGCCACCATCTTTCTTTGCTTGTGAGTGAGAGCTGGTGTCCTGCCTCCTGTTACCCCAGTGCTGCAGAGGACAGAGCAACTGACACAAATGCTCTGGGCCAAGCCAGCTTATTTGGTGGGACTCGACCAGGAGCTAAAGTGGagagagaattttctttttttttttttttttttttttttggtttttgggccacacccggcgatgctcagaggttactcctggctgtctgctcagaaatagctcctggcaggcacgggggaccatatgggacaccgggattcgaaccaaccacctttggtcctggatcggctgcttgcaaggcaaatgccgctgtgctatctctctgggcccgagaattttcttattatttttcaggaagtactataaaaaatttaataagatctggaatcttggggccagagaaatagcatggatgtttgccttgcatgcagaaggatggtggtttgaatcccagcatcccatatggtcccccgaacctgccaggagtgatttctgagcgtagagccaggagtaacccctgagcactgttgggtgtgacccaaaaaccaaaaacaaacaaacaaacaaaaagattatctgGAATctagtttatttcttctttcttttttttttttttttttggtttttgggccacacccggtaacgctcaggggttactcctggctatgcgttcagaagtcgctcctggcttgggggaccatatgggacgccgggggatcgaaccgcggtccgtctcctaggctagcgcaggtaaggcaggcaccttacctccagcgccaccgcccggccccatatttcttctttctttatagttggaatttttttttttttttttttttggtttttgggtcacacccagcagtgctcagggattactcctggctctatgctcaggaatcacccctggcaggctcgggaccatatgagaagccgggattcgaaccaccatccttctgcatgcaagacaaatgccttacctccatgctatctctctggccccatagatgcaaattttttcttgataaagtatatgaatatttatgtctatgtaattttttttttgttttttgccattctAGGAGTCAAACCTGGGACGTTGTGCATGTAAAGTAGATGCTTTCgactgagtcacatccctggctCTGTTctacattactttatttttttgagggaaaACAGTGACTTTACCGTGTTTATTTTACCTTGTGCTACTCTTTCTTCAAAATcatatgagataaaaaaaaaaaatcatatggggccgggcggtggcgctggaggtaaggtgcctgccttacctgcgctagcctaggagacggaccgcggttcgatcccccggcgtcccatatggtcccccaagccaggagcgacttctgagtgcatagccaggagtaacccctgagtgtcaccgggtgtggcccaaaaaccaaaaaaaaaaaaaaaaaaaaaaaaaaaattatatgagatAGCATTTTCTCTCCTGGAGAAGCCCAGGTTCTCTTTTAAACATATGTGtctctcttttgtttggtttttgagacatatctggtggtgctctgggctaacttctggctctgccctctggatcatacctggtggggctcaggggaacatatggaatgccagggattgaacctaagtcagctgcataaaggcaagcaccctacttgtgctattgctccaactcagtctcccccccccttttttttttttggattttgggtcacacccaacagcgctcaggggttactactggctctaagctcagaaatcattcctggcaggctcaggggacctgagatgctgggatttgaactaccgtccttctgcatgcaaggcaaatgccctacctccatgctgtctctccagccccagtcttccccatttttctctaaataatttcttttttaatttgtgtttttgggtcctactttgctgcagacgtgttagcgTCCCTAAGCAGAATCTTCGTAGGGTCCGAGAACCTTTATGGGGAGAAagcggaaataattgtttaccatcatagagctaaactcagaaaaacaagctgctggcgccaggttatacgaactagccagcagggaatttttggcgggtttttggtactgacatttctttgtaggaaagctgaggctggatttctatagtggccaaataaagagaaaaatgtaatgttacagccatgttggaattaccgccaataatccacgcaaagggtcaaatgattgactttgctaagcgggccttttggcaaataattcttttggaggaaggcactgcaccagggaaggaaaaaaaccacatctggtgtgtgctttccttaaatgggagatAACACTACTTGGCCCAAAAAAATGCTCAGGATTTTctattggctctgtactcaggaattactccttgtgggctcaggggaccatatgggatgctggggatcaaacatgagtgtgtgacctaaaaagaaattaaagatttcatgggactggagtgagagcacagtgggtagggcattcgccttgcataggctcactctccagcatcccatatgatccccagagcctgccagcagtgatttctgaatgcctcAGAGTGTGACCAGAGTGTGAGTGTATAATCTCTGAGTGTCgcagggagtggcccaaaaacttaaaaaaaagataaatttatttcaaagttttgcttttatttttttttttgatcggTTGGGGGGTGAGTAGCTAAGGGGCAATTTATGACTCCTGAGCAATCTTGATCCCTTTTTATAATCAGGTCCTGAGAACCCTGGGGAGCAGGGCCTTTGTGCCTCATTGCTCCCCCAGCCTCAGTGTCCTCATGGTTCCTGTTCCAGGAGCGAACCCGGGCACAGACCTGAGAGGTGCAGGCTTCCTGGCCCTCCTGCATCTGCTCTACCTGGTGATGGACTCCAAGACCCTGCTGATGGCTCAGGAGATTTTCCGCTTGTCGCATCACCACATTCAGGTGAGCTCTGTGGGGGGCACCAGCAGAGAGGGCTGTGGTGGAAGGTGGAAGGGTGCTGAGCATCCCAGAGGCCTCATGGGTAGCTCCTTTGCTGGGATCTCTGGGACAATTGAGGCAACTGGGTGTCACCCCTCACACTCACCTGACCAGTGTAGGCTCTGTGCTCCAGTGTTCATTCATGTGCACTTCAAGCAGGTGCTACTCCTCAGACCTGCACTCCTTGAAGTGGGCATCTAGGAGGCAGGTGGTCGGTTTGTGCAGAAGCACCACTGGGGTGTCTGTGTTtcagctctggcccctcccccAGAGAACCCCCTTCCTCATCCGTGGATTCTCCAGATCCAGAAGGAGGAGAGCTGACTATGTCCCTGGAGAAATTTACCTCTCAGGGTTCTCTGTGGCATTGACTGATAGACAGGCCAGAAGTGGCTTCCGGAACTTCAGGTCTCTGCCCAGGCTTTTAGCTGTGGGTGGGTTTGGCTTCCAGCAAATGGAGGCAGCAGCCTCCTTTAGGGGACAGCTGTGACCTATTACCTGCCATACTCACAGCACCTGGAACTCACTGTCCCCTTAGTGACTTAGAGACTTAGTCAACGTGCCTGTGTCATcacacttggtgctcagggtacaGCAACAAGCAAAACTGACAAAGATTCTGGTAGTAGAGCTGATAAGACAATAAGCACAAAGAGATTAGGGTATGGCAAAAAGGGAGAAATGCTGAAGAAGAAGTAGGGTGAGAacatgaaaaaggagagaagctGTTTTATAGAGCAGCCAcgtagctcttggcaggctaaaGTCTTTAGACCAAGTCTTGGAGGGGGTAAGGATGTCAGCCAAGTGTTCATCTAGGGCAAAAGCTTTGGCAGCTGAAACCAGCAGCTGGAGCAAAGGTCCTGAGAAAGGCGTGTGTCTGGCATGCGGAGGGTTAGGAGGAAGAGCGCAATGGGGAACAAGGTCAAAGTTTGGAGCACATACTTCTCAGGAAGGAACcttgggtataacccaaaacaaaaccagaaatgaTCAATAGAGGCGCAAGATGTCGAGCCTTGATAGGCTAtgataacttttatttaaagtGAGTTGATTTGGGGGATGGAGGTATTTTGAGGATCAGTCAGCTGTGATCTCAgctttattcctagctctgtactcaaagatcattcctggcagtgctcaggactttttgGGGACAGAGTACATGCAGGAACCCATGTTCCTTCCATGGtatcatattgtcccctgagctccaggagggaccattgagcacagagcttggaatagCCCATGAGCACTATCTGGTGTGGCAAaaattcttttggattttgggttatacccagcagtgctcaagggctactcctggctctatgctcagaaatcactgctggcaggctcaggggaccctatgggatttgaaccaccatccttctgcatgcaaggcaaatgccctacctccatgctatctctctgcctccccctcctttttttttttagtttttttgtttttgggccacacccagaggcactcaggggttactcctagctctgtgttcagaagtcactcctgggctcagagagatagcacagcggcgtttgccttgcaagcagccaatccaggaccaaaagtggttggttcaaatcccagtgtcccatatggtcccccgtgcctgccaggagctatttctgagcagacagccaagagtaatccttgagcaccgccgggtgtgacccaaaaaccaaaaataaaaaaacaaaaacaaaaacaaaaaagaaaacagaagtcactcctggcaggctcggaggactatatgggatgctgggttggccacatgcaaggcatgtgcttaccgctgtgctattgctccagccccaccattttttttttaagaatagtgGCAATGagacagtgatagtacagccttTACTATATATGCAGCCAACGTGAGTACATGCTCAGCACCTCATACAATCCCGAGTCCACCAGTACAGATTcgtgaaggcagagccaggagtaagctctgagcactgctggtgtggctccaaaacaaacctgTAAAGAATGGTGGCAAGTTctgtgatcttttttgtttgttttgatttttgggccacaccggtgatgctcaggggttactcctggctttgcactgacttgggggaccatatgggacaccagggatcaaactgaggtctgtcctgggtcagccacgtgtccTCTTGCAGAGATTCTTTTATGATAGTAGTGTACCAGCAACTGCAGGGAATCTTAGTCACTGAGTCACTTTAGCTGTACCAGTTCAGCAGTGGGATCTTAACAGTTTgggtttggtttctggaccacatctgcagtgatcaaggcttactgctggctctacatgtagggatcactcctggctctgtgctcaagaatcagtccTATGGGCTCGCTGTACTCTcagtatatatatgacatattacTTTGACAGTATCATGGCTTGATGCTGCTATACTAGGAGGTTTATTAGTTCTACCGTCATGGTCAGAAGGATCTTCCTTCTCTGGAAAGCCAGTAAATAGTGACTGACtctaaaaaacagaaaagggttTTGCCTTTGTAAAAATTAAGTGATGGCCCTACACCTCACACTGTGGGATCTGAGCCACACTGTGGCCTCTCAGGCTTCTGTGTCAGGAAAAGTGGGAAAACCAGCAAGTAAAGACTGGTTTGGTTTCTTCCTCCCCAAGTGCTTTTGAGGAATCAGGTAACCACTGCCAAAGCTGCAGCTGGAATCCTGGCTGCAGAGCCTTTATGACTTGGTACCACTATGAAAGTGCCTTCTAGTCGCTGGTTTGTTCCCTCACCTGTCAGTTGGGAGGAAGGGACTAATGGGACTGACAACAAGCATCAGTGGACTGTGCTGCCTGTGCATTCTGGGGTCTGAAAGGCCCACAGGCCACTATGAGTGGAGGTAGATGGGAAGCAGGTGAATGCAATGGCCCCTCTAACTTGGTGCTTGTCTTTCCAGCAATTCCCCTTCTGTCTGATGTCCGTGAACATAACCCGCATCACGGTACAGGCCCTACGAGAGGAGTGTCTCTCCAGGTGTGTCATGTACCCCACTCGCCTGCCTCCAGCCCCTGCCGTGTCCTCTCAGCCCATTTCTCCTCGACATCCTGACCTCAGAAGGTTCGGGATGGGGGCCGGAACTGGGCCATGACTGAGGGACACGCACCCCTGCAGGGAGTGTAACCGGCAGCGGCAGGTCTTCCCTGTGGTCAACAGCTTCTACGCGGCCACATTCCTCCGCCTCGCGCACGTCTGGAGGACGGGGCAGAAGACCATCTCCGACTCGGGCTTCGTCCTCAAAGGTGCGTGTGCCGGGTGCCTGTCCTGGTCTTCCAGGGTCCCACCCCAAGCCCCAGGGACCTCACCACAGGCCCCTGGAGCCTCCACATCTGTCTCCCACCATCCTTTCCTGGGCCTTCGCCTCCACTTTGGACTTGTTTCTAAACCAGAGTCAAGACTGTTCTGGCCAGGGGAGTCTGTGTCCTGGAAGCTGCCCAGCTCCTTACCGCCCTCTCATGCATTCTCCATTTCTCAGaccccttctcttccctcatcCCCCACAGGGTCTGGGGATTCCTGGGCCATGGGCGCCCCCCCTGAGTTGCTATGTGGGTGACCCTGACCACCTCAGCCCTCTGCCCTGTCTCTGTTCCAGACTTGGAAGTGTTGGCCAAGAAGAGCCCCCGGCGGCTGCTCAAGACTCTGGAGATCTACTTGGATGGGGTGTCGCAGGGCCAGGCCTCCCTGCTGGGGGCACAGAAGTGCCACAGGCTGCCAGCCTCCCACTCCAAAGATCTCACCTTCACTGGGGTGTGTGAGCTGCCCTCCACAGAAGGCAGGCTTATCTGACTGCATCTAGAAGCAGAAGCTATAGGAAGGTGGCCAGGCGGGACTGGGGCCCGCAGCAGTGCGCATCCAGGCCAGCCATGCCTCTTCTAGTCCCTGCCATAGAAAGTGCTGTAGAATGCTCCTGGGCCTGGCCTGGGGAGACTGAGACATTCAGGCCATGACCTGGTTCACCCCAACCCCATCCCactcccccaccctacccccacatGCCTCCAGAGCTGGGAGGACTCTGACTTTGGTAGCTCGGCAGCTCACCCCAGTTTCAGCTCATCTCAGGGAGACTGAAGAACATGAGGGAGAAGAGCGCCCTCTGGAGGCTCCACGCGGCCCTGCGCAGAGGCATTTCCAAGCCCATGCAGCCCAATTGCACCTTCCTGGCTGTGGTGTTTCCAGGCTTCCCCTATCTCAGGGCGCAAGCATGAGAGAATTTGAAGGAAGAAGGTCTTGGTGGAAGCAGAGCAGGGGCTGGCAGCAGATCACCACTCCCTTGCTCTGCTGTGGACCATATAGAATTGGGTGCTTGGCTGGGTCCTTGCAGTGCAGTTGTTTTTGGCCAATGGAGAAGATAGAGGCCATAACCTCCGGTAGTTTTGAATTAAAGCCTGGTTCTGGCTGAAAGGTGTTAGCGTCCCTCTCAGACAGGCTGTGCACATGCCAATGCCAGTGTTCCAGGCCCTGCTTGGAGCCAGGTAGGAGGCTGGATGAGGCCCTGTACTGGGCAAAGCAGCTGCTTGGGGCAGCTGTCTTTGGTCTCTGGTGTTCTGTTCATTTAAGGCCATCCAGGTACggttccggagagatagcagaaggtcattggttcgaaacccggcatcccatacggtccccagaaccttccaggaatgatttcatgtttgtttttgttttggggccacacccggcgatgctcaggggttactcctggctatctgctcagaaatagctcctggcaggctcgggggacatatgggacactgggatttgaatcaaccacctttggtcctggatcggctgcttgcaaggcaaacaccactgtgctatctctccgggcccccaggagtgttttctgagcgaggagacagaagtaacccctgaacaatgctgggtgtgacccaaaaactaaaaaaaaaaaaaaaaaaagaccaaccaGATTGGGGACCCTGAGGAGCTGAGGGCTCCATGCAGCTCTCCTATCCTTTGTCCAGCCCCTGCGGGGCTTCCCACATCTGATGCACAAGTGTGGGTGACCATGGCCATCCACATGGTAGGGGCATCCAGCTGCTGGCCCTGGAGCAGCTGGTGAGAGGCCTGCAGGTGTCATGCTGTCCTCTTCTGCTGGGCACAGGGCAAACAGCAACAGTGGGAAGAAAACGTCTGA
Coding sequences within:
- the ELMOD3 gene encoding ELMO domain-containing protein 3, with protein sequence MSEKSCSFHTEKESRDEQAESMSAGFSSQDKNDKPFLAFRGIPICELKNHSILQALTSKANGWDPNVVSTEVLRAQEEWESVDSILPEPGDPASSGQPGQLVSFSEALQHFQTTDLSSFKQRIQPTIRRTGLAALRHRLFGPPKLHQGLHEERDLVLTIAQCGLDNQDPLHGRVLQTIYKKLTGSKYDCALLGDHWEDLGFQGANPGTDLRGAGFLALLHLLYLVMDSKTLLMAQEIFRLSHHHIQQFPFCLMSVNITRITVQALREECLSRECNRQRQVFPVVNSFYAATFLRLAHVWRTGQKTISDSGFVLKDLEVLAKKSPRRLLKTLEIYLDGVSQGQASLLGAQKCHRLPASHSKDLTFTGVCELPSTEGRLI